One segment of Deinococcus metalli DNA contains the following:
- a CDS encoding putative bifunctional diguanylate cyclase/phosphodiesterase, translating into MPKLKSAVPAVLLAALGLLHTSWLVFRWGPADIQPLLAGLLYVPAFVVSAWLCAGTARRVGAAREAVAWACVSVGLLAFGLAQMVFTYLQVVRHVAPFPSLADALFLMFPPLVGAALLLFPRPRLSRTGWLRLGLDVGIMTAAAGVFSWRFLLAGLVEAYRSEPLTGAIALAYPVSDLVLLCLVLLLLTRHQDLPRPVTVLIALALAAFIVADTGFAELSASQAYVPGAAIDLFWGYGGLLFGVAALRRGRGHLTQSSGPAMTSQVLAVGPYVAAAATAALLLTTVLGGTVSFTGRGVLWCTLLVAALVMVRQAVAFAENAALTRDLHRAAQHLEQRVASRTAELHEANTQLQAFSVELEEKVRARTAELELSRAHLAHQAQHDALTGLPNRVLFGDRLGQAVAAAARYDRKLAVLYIDLDGFKLVNDTSGHEAGDEVLRVTAHRLRELTRHSDTVARLGGDEFIVLLTEVTEIADVAMIARRILDGLGHDIHVGVHTARVTASIGVALYPETALDAASLHRQADAAMYRAKHGGKHNICYFAPEMNHAVQVRADLTARLSVALANQEFQLVYQPLFESGTRRLVSLEALLRWTSPELGEVPPAEFIPIAEESGQIVELGAWVLGEACRQLAQWQRDGLAPVLVAVNVSPLQFARPGFVDDLRRLLSRHGVDGQWLELELTERIMLHDLTSMAQKMREVRALGVRLSIDDFGAGNTPLSYFFQLPVTTVKIDRSLIRGLGQTHGTDRVVQAIVALAHSLHLNVVAEGIETRVQLSSVTDLGCERVQGFLLARPEGLATVQARLAQTSAAPAGPAVLPLEL; encoded by the coding sequence ATGCCCAAGCTGAAGAGTGCTGTGCCCGCCGTGCTGCTGGCGGCGCTGGGGCTGCTGCACACCTCCTGGCTGGTGTTCCGCTGGGGACCGGCCGACATCCAGCCGCTGCTGGCCGGCCTGCTGTATGTGCCGGCGTTCGTGGTGTCAGCGTGGCTGTGTGCCGGAACGGCCCGCCGGGTCGGGGCGGCGCGCGAGGCGGTCGCGTGGGCGTGCGTCAGTGTGGGGCTGCTGGCCTTCGGGCTGGCGCAGATGGTCTTCACGTACCTGCAGGTGGTGCGTCACGTCGCGCCGTTCCCCAGCCTGGCCGACGCCCTGTTCCTCATGTTTCCCCCGCTGGTCGGCGCCGCCCTGCTGCTGTTCCCCCGCCCGCGCCTGAGCCGCACCGGCTGGCTGCGGCTGGGCCTGGACGTGGGCATCATGACGGCGGCGGCGGGCGTGTTCTCGTGGCGGTTCCTGCTGGCCGGACTGGTGGAGGCCTACCGCTCCGAGCCGCTGACCGGCGCCATCGCGCTGGCGTATCCCGTATCGGACCTCGTGCTGCTGTGCCTGGTGCTGCTCCTGCTCACCCGGCACCAGGACCTGCCACGGCCGGTCACGGTGCTGATCGCCCTGGCACTCGCCGCGTTCATCGTGGCGGACACCGGGTTCGCGGAACTCAGCGCGTCGCAGGCGTACGTGCCGGGCGCAGCCATCGACCTGTTCTGGGGGTACGGCGGCCTGCTGTTCGGCGTGGCCGCCCTGCGCCGGGGCCGCGGCCACCTCACGCAGAGCAGCGGACCGGCCATGACGTCGCAGGTGCTCGCGGTGGGGCCGTACGTGGCCGCGGCCGCCACCGCGGCGCTGCTGCTGACCACCGTGCTGGGGGGCACGGTGAGTTTCACGGGGCGCGGCGTGCTGTGGTGCACGCTGCTGGTGGCGGCGCTGGTGATGGTCCGGCAGGCTGTGGCGTTCGCCGAAAACGCCGCACTGACGCGGGACCTGCACCGGGCAGCGCAGCATCTGGAACAGCGCGTGGCAAGCCGCACGGCGGAACTGCATGAAGCGAACACGCAGCTCCAGGCCTTCTCCGTGGAACTTGAGGAGAAGGTCCGGGCGCGCACGGCCGAACTGGAACTCAGCCGCGCCCACCTGGCCCACCAGGCCCAGCACGACGCGCTCACGGGCCTGCCCAACCGTGTGCTGTTCGGGGACCGGCTGGGGCAGGCGGTGGCCGCCGCGGCACGCTACGACCGCAAGCTGGCGGTGCTGTACATCGATCTGGACGGCTTCAAGCTGGTGAACGACACCAGCGGACACGAGGCTGGCGACGAGGTGCTGCGCGTCACGGCCCACCGGCTGCGGGAACTCACGCGGCACAGTGACACCGTGGCCCGGCTGGGCGGCGACGAGTTCATCGTTCTGCTGACCGAGGTGACGGAGATCGCAGACGTGGCGATGATCGCCCGGCGGATCCTGGACGGCCTCGGGCACGACATCCATGTCGGCGTGCACACGGCGCGGGTCACGGCGTCCATCGGCGTCGCCCTGTACCCGGAAACGGCGCTGGACGCCGCGTCCCTGCACCGGCAGGCGGACGCGGCCATGTACCGCGCCAAGCACGGCGGCAAACACAACATCTGCTATTTCGCACCCGAGATGAACCACGCCGTGCAGGTGCGCGCGGACCTGACGGCGCGGCTGTCCGTGGCCCTGGCCAACCAGGAATTCCAGCTGGTGTACCAGCCGCTGTTCGAGTCCGGCACACGCCGCCTCGTCTCGCTCGAGGCGCTGCTGCGCTGGACGTCCCCGGAACTCGGGGAGGTGCCCCCGGCGGAATTCATTCCCATCGCGGAGGAAAGCGGCCAGATCGTGGAACTGGGGGCGTGGGTGCTGGGCGAGGCGTGCCGCCAGCTCGCCCAGTGGCAGCGCGACGGGCTGGCCCCCGTGCTGGTGGCGGTCAACGTCTCACCGTTGCAGTTTGCCCGGCCGGGCTTCGTGGATGACCTGCGCCGACTGCTGTCGCGGCACGGTGTGGATGGACAGTGGCTGGAACTGGAACTCACCGAGCGGATCATGCTGCACGACCTCACCTCCATGGCCCAGAAGATGCGCGAGGTGCGCGCCCTGGGCGTTCGCCTGTCCATCGACGATTTCGGCGCGGGCAACACGCCGCTCAGCTATTTCTTCCAGCTGCCGGTGACCACCGTCAAGATCGACCGCTCGCTGATCCGCGGTCTGGGGCAGACGCACGGCACCGACCGGGTGGTGCAGGCCATCGTGGCCCTGGCGCACTCCCTGCACCTGAACGTGGTCGCTGAGGGCATCGAGACGCGCGTGCAGCTCAGCAGCGTGACGGACCTGGGCTGCGAGCGCGTGCAGGGCTTCCTGCTGGCCCGGCCCGAGGGCCTGGCTACGGTGCAGGCGCGGCTGGCACAGACCTCCGCAGCTCCGGCCGGACCCGCTGTGCTCCCCCTGGAGTTGTGA
- a CDS encoding GGDEF domain-containing protein → MTEHARRRAYTVVAAVASVIQFVIALVDVLQASGHVPVEALAGSMICGVTAALLALTRVHWQMIDYGVLIAATLCVGDQLLDALNTPTPPPARLLFTGVFLFVAAFSILRAGWAVVYVVVAFTGYAGVVLLRGGDVTLLGELGLCGVLIAHLSTYGRQLSVERAEREIAQRLALTDPLTGLENRRAALARLNSAFDAGSPLSAVLVDVDHFKTVNDTLGHDVGDDVLRGVARTLQAAAGPHAHVARWGGEEFLVTLAADHALDSAERMRVGVERGPGVNGPSVTVSVGVARPPEVDTVRDLLRLADARLYEAKVKGRNRVESGRAVVPCALPISPPEPETLTHAATG, encoded by the coding sequence GTGACGGAACACGCCCGCCGGCGGGCGTACACGGTGGTCGCGGCGGTCGCCAGCGTGATTCAGTTCGTGATTGCCCTTGTAGACGTGCTCCAGGCCTCGGGTCACGTGCCGGTGGAGGCATTGGCCGGCAGCATGATCTGCGGCGTGACGGCGGCGCTGCTGGCCCTCACACGCGTGCACTGGCAGATGATCGATTACGGCGTGCTGATCGCCGCGACCCTCTGTGTCGGGGATCAGCTGCTGGACGCACTGAACACGCCCACGCCGCCGCCGGCCCGGCTGCTGTTCACGGGCGTGTTCCTGTTCGTAGCAGCCTTCAGCATCCTGCGCGCTGGGTGGGCGGTCGTGTACGTGGTGGTGGCGTTCACCGGGTACGCCGGGGTGGTCCTGCTGCGGGGCGGAGACGTGACCCTGCTGGGCGAACTGGGGCTGTGCGGCGTGCTGATCGCCCATCTGTCCACCTACGGCCGCCAGCTGTCAGTGGAACGGGCAGAACGCGAGATCGCCCAGCGGCTTGCCCTGACTGATCCCCTCACCGGCCTGGAAAACCGCCGCGCGGCGCTGGCCCGCCTGAACAGCGCCTTCGATGCCGGCTCTCCCCTGTCCGCCGTGCTGGTGGACGTGGATCACTTCAAAACGGTGAACGACACCCTGGGTCACGACGTCGGGGACGACGTCCTGCGCGGCGTGGCCCGCACGCTCCAGGCGGCGGCCGGACCCCACGCTCACGTGGCCCGCTGGGGAGGCGAGGAGTTCCTCGTGACCCTGGCGGCCGATCACGCGCTGGACAGCGCGGAGCGGATGCGGGTGGGGGTCGAACGGGGGCCCGGCGTCAACGGCCCTTCCGTGACGGTCAGCGTCGGGGTGGCCCGGCCACCGGAAGTGGACACCGTTCGGGACCTCCTCCGGCTGGCTGACGCCCGGCTGTACGAAGCGAAGGTCAAGGGCCGCAACCGCGTGGAATCTGGACGGGCCGTGGTCCCCTGCGCGCTGCCGATCAGCCCTCCAGAACCCGAAACGCTGACGCACGCAGCGACCGGATAG